Proteins encoded together in one Lathyrus oleraceus cultivar Zhongwan6 chromosome 5, CAAS_Psat_ZW6_1.0, whole genome shotgun sequence window:
- the LOC127081522 gene encoding beta-galactosidase-like, whose amino-acid sequence MGHTLHGYVNRRYIGYQFSQWGNKFTYEKKVSFKNGTNIITLLSTTAGLANYGAWFDEIKTGISGGPVQLIGKNNVTMDLSTNLWSYKVGLNGERKRLYDSQQHLSVSWNTNSPHIPIGKPMTWYKAEFKAPFGTNPIVVDFQGLGKGHAWVNGHSIGRYWASWVTATNGCSDTCDYRGKYVKEKCNTNYGSPSQRWYHVPRSFLNDDMNILVLFEEIGGNPQSVQFQTMTTGIICANVYEGAQLELSCQSGQVISQIQFASFGNPQGQCGSFKKGPWEATNTQSVVEAACIEKSNCGFLVTKEMFSVPLGVTNSTTKLAVQVTC is encoded by the coding sequence ATGGGGCATACACTTCACGGTTATGTTAATAGGAGGTATATAGGATACCAATTTAGCCAATGGGGAAATAAATTCACTTATGAAAAGAAAGTTTCTTTTAAGAATGGAACAAACATTATAACTTTGCTTAGTACCACTGCCGGGCTTGCAAATTATGGTGCATGGTTTGACGAGATAAAAACAGGCATATCAGGTGGCCCTGTTCAATTGATTGGAAAAAATAATGTTACTATGGATTTGTCAACCAACCTTTGGTCTTATAAGGTTGGTTTGAATGGTGAGAGGAAACGTTTATATGATTCGCAACAACATCTCAGTGTATCATGGAACACTAATTCACCTCATATTCCTATTGGAAAACCTATGACTTGGTATAAGGCAGAGTTTAAAGCCCCTTTTGGAACAAACCCTATCGTGGTGGACTTCCAAGGCCTAGGTAAAGGACATGCTTGGGTGAACGGACATAGCATTGGTCGTTATTGGGCTTCTTGGGTTACAGCTACAAATGGATGCAGTGACACGTGCGATTATCGAGGAAAATATGTAAAGGAAAAGTGCAACACTAATTATGGAAGTCCATCGCAAAGGTGGTATCATGTACCAAGGTCATTCTTGAATGATGACATGAACATATTGGTTTTATTTGAGGAAATAGGTGGTAATCCTCAGAGTGTTCAGTTCCAAACTATGACAACAGGAATTATCTGTGCTAATGTATATGAAGGCGCACAACTCGAACTATCGTGCCAAAGTGGACAAGTAATTTCACAAATCCAATTTGCTAGCTTTGGGAATCCACAAGGCCAGTGTGGTTCTTTTAAGAAAGGGCCTTGGGAAGCTACAAATACTCAATCTGTTGTGGAAGCTGCATGCATAGAAAAAAGTAATTGTGGATTTTTAGTTACAAAAGAAATGTTTAGTGTTCCACTTGGAGTAACAAATAGTACAACTAAATTAGCAGTGCAGGTGACATGTTAA